One window from the genome of Salvia splendens isolate huo1 chromosome 9, SspV2, whole genome shotgun sequence encodes:
- the LOC121749472 gene encoding uncharacterized protein LOC121749472 — protein MEPLTTPDPDQFSKALGLSYIGSNMTGKIWLFAEEGSTFDIDCDSELILHGRLKSHRIARPLAISAVYANCTRSERHLLWDKMREIAGPLEGSPWIIGGDFNTILSHRDRVGSDTNRQAEMVDFAEAIEDFRLLDPGFDGAEFTWAKNGLFERLDRVLVSEGWARAFEATRVTNLPRVASDHGPVLVRCKTLNTTIGGKAFRFQNMWIRHGGFMAVVQNA, from the coding sequence atggaaccactCACAACACCGGATCCGGACCAGTTCTCCAAGGCCCTGGGGCTGTCCTACATTGGATCGAACATGACCGGAAAAATCTggttgtttgcggaagagggatccacttttgatattgattgtGATTCGGAACTAATCCTACATGGGCGTCTCAAGTCCCACCGCATTGCTAGGCCGCTGGCCATTTCGGCCGTGTATGCCAATTGCACAAGATCCGAAAGACACCTCTTgtgggataagatgagagagattgctgGGCCCCTCGAAGGATCACCATGGATTATCGGTGGcgacttcaacaccatcctaTCACACCGAGATAGGGTTGGGAGCgacaccaaccggcaagccgagatggtcgaCTTCGCGGAGGCAATTGAAGACTTTAGGCTCCTTGATCCGGGGTTCGATGGGGCGGAATTCACATGGGCCAAAAATGGCCTCtttgaaagattggatagagtgcttgttagTGAGGGTTGGGCTAGGGCCTTCGaagctactcgggttacgaacctccctcGGGTTGCTTCGGACCACGGGCCAGTCCTTGTAAGATGTAAGACGCTGAACACTACCATCGGAGGCAAGGCATTCcgattccagaacatgtggatccgacatgggGGGTTCATGGCTGTAGTGCAAAATGCATAG